From a region of the Armatimonas rosea genome:
- a CDS encoding phosphatidate cytidylyltransferase encodes MSDPIRDAQDRFRLAQEQMREAQERAAKLAREVAQEAEERTKAVRDAMPPGLPLRLLSAFIGIPLILALIFVEVWPERFPGIVFTLGVALIALICAGEYFRALKHRFRPNERLAYIGVVVLQFAAWNVSRGRLVDFLPVMLVVLTIMTLINQVLRRESEPVANLGVTLFGVAYVGWLLSYLIFLRSLLPGKSIEIPLPWGHGPRVGYGAWLTLYVLAVTWMTDTGAYAFGVRFGKNSRKLAPSLSPNKTVVGAIGGLITATVTSLLWGAWAHLPWYHCLILGPILGALGQVGDLCESAIKRDLGIKDFGGIMPGHGGLLDRFDSLLFTAPIAYYYLALLVVRYIGE; translated from the coding sequence ATGAGCGACCCAATCCGCGATGCCCAAGACCGCTTCCGGCTGGCGCAGGAGCAGATGCGTGAGGCCCAGGAGCGCGCCGCCAAGCTCGCCCGCGAGGTCGCCCAAGAGGCGGAGGAGCGCACCAAGGCCGTCCGCGATGCCATGCCGCCGGGCCTGCCCCTGCGCCTGCTCTCGGCCTTCATTGGGATTCCCCTGATCCTGGCCCTGATCTTTGTCGAGGTCTGGCCGGAGCGCTTTCCGGGGATTGTCTTCACGCTCGGGGTGGCGCTGATCGCCCTGATCTGTGCCGGGGAGTACTTCCGTGCGCTCAAGCACCGCTTCCGCCCCAACGAGCGCCTGGCCTATATCGGGGTCGTGGTGCTACAGTTCGCCGCCTGGAATGTCAGCCGGGGCCGCCTGGTCGACTTTCTGCCCGTGATGCTGGTCGTGCTGACCATCATGACCCTGATCAACCAGGTGCTACGCCGGGAGTCGGAGCCGGTGGCCAACCTGGGGGTGACGCTTTTTGGGGTCGCCTATGTCGGCTGGCTCCTCTCGTACCTCATCTTCCTGCGCTCTCTCCTGCCCGGCAAGAGCATCGAGATTCCCCTGCCCTGGGGCCACGGGCCACGGGTCGGCTACGGTGCCTGGCTCACGCTCTATGTCCTGGCGGTCACCTGGATGACCGACACGGGAGCCTATGCCTTTGGGGTGCGCTTTGGCAAGAACAGCCGCAAGCTCGCCCCCTCGCTCTCGCCCAACAAGACAGTCGTGGGGGCCATCGGGGGTCTTATCACCGCGACCGTCACCTCCCTGCTCTGGGGGGCGTGGGCGCACCTGCCGTGGTACCACTGCCTGATCCTCGGGCCAATTCTCGGAGCCTTGGGGCAAGTCGGTGATCTCTGTGAGTCGGCGATCAAGCGCGATCTAGGAATCAAGGACTTCGGGGGGATCATGCCCGGCCACGGGGGGCTCCTGGACCGGTTCGACTCGCTTCTGTTTACCGCCCCCATCGCCTACTACTACCTGGCGCTCTTGGTGGTCCGCTACATCGGAGAGTGA
- a CDS encoding NTP transferase domain-containing protein, whose product MIPAVVTAGGRLEGALAEATGHSVKALIPFEGTPLLRRVLGALEGSGVVRETVVVGPAVLREHTGSARLLDEGESGIENLSRGLSAVDAGEGFALFAASDLPFLCAESVRWLVENAPSDADLIFPITDRQRYEARFPGTPGAWTKLRDGELTGGSVFLMRPAAIARNRALLERAFNARKSQWEMARLLGLGFALKFATGQLTVAAAEARATALTGCRCRVVPDAHPHLACDLDTHEEWLYLKRLAAS is encoded by the coding sequence GTGATCCCGGCGGTCGTGACAGCGGGGGGACGGCTGGAGGGGGCGCTGGCGGAGGCGACGGGGCACTCGGTGAAGGCACTGATCCCTTTTGAGGGAACTCCGCTCCTGCGACGCGTGCTCGGAGCGCTGGAAGGCTCGGGGGTGGTGCGGGAGACGGTCGTCGTAGGGCCGGCTGTCCTGCGAGAACACACGGGCTCCGCGCGCCTGCTCGACGAGGGCGAGAGCGGGATCGAGAACCTGAGCCGTGGCCTGAGCGCGGTCGATGCGGGCGAGGGGTTTGCCCTCTTCGCGGCCTCCGATCTCCCCTTTCTCTGTGCGGAGTCGGTGCGCTGGCTGGTGGAGAACGCCCCCAGCGACGCCGACCTCATCTTCCCGATCACCGACCGCCAGCGCTACGAGGCACGCTTTCCCGGCACGCCGGGTGCCTGGACCAAGCTGCGCGACGGCGAGCTCACAGGCGGCTCGGTGTTTCTGATGCGCCCCGCGGCGATCGCCCGAAACCGCGCCCTGCTCGAGCGCGCCTTCAACGCCCGTAAGAGCCAGTGGGAAATGGCACGCCTGCTCGGCCTAGGCTTTGCCCTGAAGTTTGCCACGGGCCAGCTCACGGTCGCGGCGGCGGAGGCACGGGCGACCGCGCTCACCGGCTGCCGCTGCCGCGTGGTCCCCGATGCCCATCCGCACCTCGCCTGCGACCTCGACACCCACGAGGAGTGGCTCTACTTGAAGAGGCTCGCCGCCTCATGA
- a CDS encoding diacylglycerol/lipid kinase family protein, producing the protein MEHLVSEGGLVIFNPVAGRGQGAKRKEEAQAHLGPAFEWVPTQRPGHAIELARAGAKKHEVVVAFGGDGTVGDVMRGILQAKADGDSPHEATLGIIPVGTGNDMARNLKLVLETREACATILGGVTKRIDVGMINGTPFINNAGTGFDAAVMHTMNTSIKFVSGQLAFRLAIFKTLAKYKPFALTITADDGEKRQLRAFMVSVLNGKVYAAGMEAAPHAEVDDGRLDVMIIKEMSKLKLIPVIQLVASGQHLNHPAVEMLQVRKLEVGTIPPQPLNIDGEVRGLTPMTIEVRPRELKVLVR; encoded by the coding sequence ATGGAACATCTAGTCAGCGAGGGCGGTTTGGTGATCTTCAACCCGGTCGCCGGGCGAGGACAGGGCGCAAAGCGCAAAGAAGAAGCACAGGCGCACCTGGGTCCCGCATTTGAGTGGGTTCCGACCCAGCGCCCCGGCCATGCGATCGAGCTGGCCCGTGCCGGTGCGAAGAAGCACGAGGTAGTGGTTGCCTTTGGGGGCGATGGGACGGTAGGCGATGTGATGCGGGGGATTCTGCAGGCCAAGGCCGATGGCGACTCCCCGCACGAGGCCACTCTGGGGATTATCCCCGTGGGCACCGGCAACGACATGGCGCGCAACCTCAAGCTGGTCCTGGAGACCCGTGAGGCCTGCGCGACGATCCTTGGGGGGGTGACTAAGCGGATCGATGTGGGGATGATCAATGGCACTCCGTTCATCAACAACGCGGGGACGGGCTTCGATGCGGCGGTGATGCACACGATGAACACCAGCATCAAGTTTGTCAGTGGGCAGCTGGCGTTCCGCCTTGCGATCTTCAAGACCCTGGCCAAGTACAAGCCCTTTGCGCTGACAATCACCGCCGACGATGGCGAGAAGCGGCAGCTGCGGGCGTTTATGGTCTCGGTGCTCAATGGGAAGGTCTACGCCGCGGGGATGGAGGCCGCTCCCCACGCCGAGGTCGATGATGGGCGCCTCGATGTGATGATCATCAAGGAGATGTCGAAATTAAAGCTCATCCCCGTCATCCAGCTCGTGGCATCGGGGCAGCACCTGAACCACCCCGCGGTGGAGATGCTTCAGGTGCGCAAGCTAGAAGTGGGGACCATCCCGCCGCAGCCGCTCAATATCGACGGGGAGGTGCGCGGGCTGACCCCCATGACGATCGAGGTGCGCCCCCGTGAGCTGAAAGTGCTGGTTCGGTGA
- a CDS encoding tetratricopeptide repeat protein — protein sequence MNRAFGLVFLATACVAHAPVFAQTRDALLQQADALTQKKSWTEAEALYQKAIAIDWKDPLPWSQRAASREAQGNWTGAIDDSSVALVRLAMQGAPVQARALVYLRRAECWRKKDEPLRAFVDAQAATTLDNKNARAWALCADLSYQLGGLELAKTFLQKATALDAALTRRFTAEEAQANAKRTPLFGAEGTDEALAKALAAHQQGRLDEAKAGYTEALTRNPLNVTAWANRALVLQAQNHDTEAIPDLSTAVTLAGMSGDAELLTRAVLNRYDAYLRRARAFERETDLDFAELLCGQLEKKDPTGTEVPLLRVRVCLGRLDRAGAIQALTHRETLIRLKGAVPNLLVRDQRLAETLVMRAKLFLRDDDPLKASVDAVLATALNPESGEAWLARADAYYALGQLDDAQAALREAERKVPEQAKNRRFDATIAALHAKAYLPIAHNDDAAGLALATDERAKASKALEEKHDDDALALFVRVSQRRPDQLPGWEGRTVAQFNLKHYDKALGDAIPLVSIALTKSSEKFQVPMLLLRARVYAALDRSQEARDDCQLALKLAPESKEAKELGEALRQKK from the coding sequence ATGAACCGAGCTTTTGGCCTCGTCTTTCTTGCCACTGCCTGCGTTGCCCATGCGCCCGTCTTCGCGCAGACCCGTGATGCGCTTCTTCAGCAAGCCGATGCCCTGACTCAGAAGAAAAGCTGGACGGAGGCGGAGGCGCTCTACCAGAAAGCGATCGCAATCGACTGGAAAGACCCCCTGCCTTGGTCCCAGCGGGCGGCCAGCCGCGAGGCGCAGGGAAACTGGACTGGTGCCATCGACGATAGCTCGGTCGCGCTGGTGCGGCTGGCGATGCAGGGAGCTCCCGTCCAAGCCCGCGCCCTGGTCTATCTCCGTCGCGCGGAGTGCTGGCGCAAGAAGGACGAGCCGCTCCGTGCCTTTGTCGATGCACAGGCCGCGACGACCCTCGACAATAAAAACGCGCGGGCTTGGGCGCTCTGTGCCGATCTTAGCTACCAGCTGGGGGGGCTGGAGCTGGCGAAGACGTTTCTGCAGAAGGCCACGGCGTTGGACGCCGCTCTGACACGCCGCTTCACCGCGGAGGAGGCGCAGGCCAACGCCAAGCGCACCCCGCTCTTTGGGGCCGAGGGCACCGACGAGGCCCTTGCCAAGGCGCTGGCGGCGCACCAGCAAGGGCGTCTGGACGAGGCAAAGGCGGGCTACACCGAGGCGCTGACACGAAACCCGCTCAATGTTACTGCCTGGGCGAACCGGGCGCTCGTGCTCCAAGCACAGAACCACGATACCGAGGCCATCCCCGACCTCTCCACGGCGGTCACGCTGGCCGGGATGAGCGGCGATGCCGAGTTACTGACACGCGCGGTCCTCAACCGCTACGATGCCTACCTGCGGCGGGCACGTGCCTTTGAGCGGGAGACCGACCTGGACTTTGCCGAACTGCTCTGTGGCCAGCTGGAGAAGAAAGATCCAACGGGGACCGAGGTGCCGCTGCTTCGGGTACGTGTCTGCCTGGGGCGTCTTGACCGGGCGGGAGCGATTCAGGCGCTCACCCACCGCGAGACCCTGATTCGCCTCAAAGGCGCGGTCCCCAACCTGCTCGTGCGGGACCAGCGCCTCGCGGAGACCCTGGTGATGCGGGCCAAGCTCTTTCTGCGCGACGACGACCCGCTCAAGGCCTCGGTCGATGCCGTCTTGGCCACCGCCCTCAATCCTGAGAGTGGCGAGGCCTGGCTCGCGCGCGCCGATGCCTACTACGCGCTGGGGCAGCTCGACGATGCCCAGGCGGCTCTCCGTGAGGCCGAGCGCAAGGTGCCCGAGCAGGCAAAAAACCGCCGCTTCGATGCCACAATCGCCGCACTCCATGCCAAGGCGTACCTGCCGATTGCCCACAACGACGATGCAGCGGGGCTGGCACTGGCCACCGACGAGCGTGCCAAGGCTAGCAAGGCGCTTGAGGAGAAACACGACGACGACGCACTGGCACTCTTTGTCCGTGTCTCCCAGCGCCGCCCCGACCAGCTCCCCGGCTGGGAAGGGCGCACGGTGGCGCAGTTCAACCTCAAGCACTACGACAAGGCACTGGGAGATGCCATCCCCCTCGTCAGTATCGCCCTGACCAAGAGCTCGGAGAAGTTCCAGGTCCCGATGCTCCTGCTCCGTGCACGGGTCTACGCCGCGCTAGACCGCTCCCAAGAGGCCCGCGATGACTGCCAGCTCGCGCTGAAGCTCGCCCCCGAGAGCAAAGAGGCCAAGGAGCTAGGGGAGGCGCTGAGGCAAAAGAAATAA